A single region of the Demequina sp. genome encodes:
- a CDS encoding ABC transporter permease produces the protein MSRPTWTSIAVDRTRVELKEFLRSREQMIFIFAFPVFLLVVFGSIFGSQDVGEGVSFSQYFLAGMIASGIMNTGFQSLALGLSTDRDADILKRLHGTPLPTTAFFAGKLTQVLFISVVQLAALIWVGVAFYDVDLPTTADAWVTFTWVFLLGTAASVALGIAMSSLLRNARAGSAILTPVTLFLQFISGVFIVFTEVPTFLQHVASVFPLKWLAQGMRSVFLPPEFETAEASGSWQHGMTAVVLLLWFVVGTIWAVRTFRWQRPEDR, from the coding sequence ATGAGCCGCCCAACCTGGACGTCCATCGCGGTGGACCGCACGCGCGTGGAACTCAAGGAGTTCCTGCGCTCGCGCGAGCAGATGATCTTCATCTTCGCGTTCCCCGTGTTCCTGCTCGTGGTGTTCGGGTCGATCTTCGGCAGCCAGGACGTGGGCGAGGGCGTGAGCTTCAGCCAGTACTTCCTCGCGGGCATGATCGCGAGCGGCATCATGAACACCGGCTTCCAGTCGCTCGCGCTGGGACTCTCCACCGACCGCGACGCCGACATCCTCAAGCGACTGCACGGCACCCCGCTTCCCACCACCGCGTTCTTCGCGGGCAAGCTGACGCAGGTGCTGTTCATCTCCGTGGTGCAGCTCGCCGCGCTGATTTGGGTTGGGGTCGCGTTCTACGACGTGGATCTGCCAACGACGGCCGACGCTTGGGTCACCTTCACCTGGGTGTTCCTGCTGGGCACGGCGGCGTCGGTTGCGCTCGGCATAGCGATGAGCTCGCTGTTGCGCAACGCTCGGGCCGGCTCCGCGATCCTCACGCCGGTCACCCTGTTCCTGCAATTCATCTCGGGCGTATTCATCGTGTTCACCGAGGTGCCGACGTTCCTGCAGCACGTGGCCTCAGTGTTCCCGCTCAAGTGGCTCGCACAGGGCATGCGTTCGGTCTTTCTGCCACCGGAGTTCGAGACGGCCGAGGCGAGCGGCAGCTGGCAGCACGGGATGACGGCGGTGGTCCTTCTGCTGTGGTTCGTGGTCGGCACCATCTGGGCGGTGCGCACGTTCCGCTGGCAGCGCCCAGAGGACCGCTGA
- a CDS encoding ABC transporter ATP-binding protein, whose amino-acid sequence MTTAIEVTGLRKQYGDKAAVDELDLSIGQGEVFALLGPNGAGKSTTVEILEGFRQRSGGDVAVLGHDPAKPVREWRERLGIMLQTTSDQLALTPREAITHMGRLYPNPKDASELLHAVGLEEKADAKPRTLSGGQRRRLDVALAVVGSPELVFLDEPTTGFDPEARRQFWTLIESLREGGTTIVLTTHYLDEAEHLADRIAIINDGKVAALDTPAGLRARATDAVVTWRENGEQRRAVTPTPTATLRELLARTTGEVAELSVTKPSLEDVYFEIIGGAE is encoded by the coding sequence ATGACAACCGCAATTGAGGTCACTGGGCTGCGCAAGCAGTACGGCGACAAGGCAGCCGTCGATGAGCTTGATCTGAGCATCGGCCAAGGGGAGGTCTTCGCGCTCCTTGGGCCCAACGGGGCGGGCAAGTCCACCACGGTCGAGATCCTTGAGGGCTTCCGGCAGCGCTCGGGCGGCGACGTCGCCGTGCTGGGCCACGACCCTGCCAAGCCCGTCCGCGAGTGGCGCGAGCGGCTGGGGATCATGCTGCAGACCACCTCGGACCAGTTGGCGCTCACGCCCCGCGAGGCCATCACGCACATGGGCCGCCTCTACCCGAACCCCAAGGACGCAAGCGAGCTGCTGCACGCCGTTGGCCTCGAGGAGAAGGCGGACGCGAAGCCCCGCACCCTCAGCGGCGGACAGCGGCGCCGCCTCGACGTGGCTCTCGCGGTGGTCGGCAGCCCCGAGCTCGTGTTCCTCGACGAGCCGACCACCGGCTTTGACCCGGAGGCCCGCCGCCAGTTCTGGACCCTCATCGAGTCGCTCAGGGAGGGCGGCACCACGATCGTGCTGACCACCCACTACCTCGACGAGGCCGAGCACCTCGCGGATCGCATCGCGATCATCAACGACGGCAAAGTTGCCGCGCTCGACACCCCGGCGGGCCTTCGCGCCCGCGCAACCGACGCGGTGGTGACGTGGAGGGAGAACGGCGAGCAGCGTCGGGCCGTGACACCGACCCCAACGGCAACCCTCCGCGAGCTCCTCGCGCGCACCACTGGCGAGGTCGCGGAACTCAGCGTCACCAAGCCGAGCCTCGAGGACGTCTACTTCGAGATCATCGGGGGTGCCGAATGA
- a CDS encoding ABC transporter permease, with amino-acid sequence MFRLAVKSVRQKPGRLILTAIAVALGVSLVAATFTFTGSLRNGFTKLFTDIYAGQDIIVEQDPNASVGGDQPFQEGDAIFTADDVAAVQAVDGVERAVGSVQVQATIMPKDPDAAPTFGGGPTQLFNWSGDPQLDRSTIVDGHGPEADDQIVMDIDSLTRLGYAIGDAVRVAASDGVHEFTLVGTVRFGDDNNLQGATLAYITDAAAHTLTGEPGFQGISIVTKDGADNEEVAAAITKVLPEGTHAVTGRQKADDLMSQFDTIFNYINIFAIVFALVALFVGAYIIVNTFRIIVTQRTREFGLLRAIGATGSQVRTTILLEAVIVGIVATTVGIGIGYLFALGATALVKLLGADIFGAVGLPVAGVLWSYVLGMLVTIGAAIAPAIHASRISPMEALREAATDSRKPLGRRNIVGGAMLLLGAVAVATGLYASLDRPYIYVGVGAVLLILGATLLAAQVLVPLAFGLRGVLTAWMGVDGKLAANNIHREPRRSSNTAAALMIGVMLLALTATFTESLKSLVTSEFSQIKAEFFMVDAQGFVSPDAVKLVEDTPGVDFVAPLGLGYVKYEGETYSVGITDPDLAVQVFDYDTTPEFTAVKGGVFIDSTIQALGVKVGDHVELTGEAGTQDLEVKGLYNADGDANFFVDWDTGESLVGDVDIAQAQVKLDDGTDVDEMQTTLTDALSENFPTVILQRPDQLAQLASTAIDFILATISALLMVALLIALLGVANTLLLSVTERTREIGLLRAVGVKRSSVWRMVTIESMVMAIFGTILGMILGVGLGSALVLSLKDQGFDRVAIPWVWLAVYTVLAAIAGVLAAIWPAWRASRLDILQAIAADG; translated from the coding sequence GTGTTCAGACTTGCCGTCAAGTCCGTCCGGCAGAAGCCGGGACGGCTCATCCTCACCGCGATAGCCGTGGCGCTCGGCGTGTCACTCGTGGCCGCGACCTTCACGTTCACCGGCTCGCTCCGCAATGGCTTCACGAAGCTCTTCACGGACATCTACGCCGGTCAGGACATCATCGTGGAGCAGGACCCCAACGCGAGCGTTGGCGGTGATCAGCCCTTCCAGGAGGGTGACGCGATCTTCACAGCCGACGACGTGGCCGCCGTGCAGGCGGTCGACGGCGTCGAGAGGGCCGTCGGTTCCGTGCAGGTGCAGGCGACCATCATGCCTAAGGACCCCGACGCTGCGCCCACCTTTGGCGGCGGACCCACCCAGCTCTTCAACTGGTCTGGCGACCCACAGCTGGATCGCTCCACGATCGTCGACGGTCACGGGCCCGAGGCGGACGACCAGATCGTCATGGACATCGACTCGCTCACGCGGCTCGGGTACGCGATAGGCGACGCGGTTAGGGTCGCTGCGTCCGACGGCGTCCACGAGTTCACGTTGGTGGGCACCGTCCGATTTGGGGACGACAACAACCTTCAGGGCGCGACCCTCGCGTACATCACGGACGCCGCGGCGCACACGCTCACGGGCGAGCCCGGCTTCCAGGGGATAAGCATCGTCACCAAGGACGGCGCCGACAATGAGGAGGTCGCCGCCGCGATCACCAAGGTGCTGCCGGAGGGCACACACGCTGTCACGGGCCGACAGAAGGCCGACGACCTCATGAGTCAGTTCGACACGATCTTCAACTACATCAACATCTTCGCGATCGTGTTCGCCCTCGTAGCGCTCTTCGTTGGCGCGTACATCATCGTCAACACGTTCCGCATCATCGTGACGCAGCGGACCCGGGAGTTCGGGCTGCTGCGCGCGATCGGCGCCACGGGCAGCCAGGTGCGCACCACGATCCTGCTCGAGGCCGTCATCGTGGGCATCGTGGCGACCACCGTTGGCATCGGCATCGGCTACCTGTTCGCCCTGGGCGCCACGGCGCTTGTGAAGCTGCTGGGCGCCGACATCTTCGGCGCGGTTGGGCTGCCTGTGGCCGGCGTGCTGTGGAGCTACGTGCTCGGCATGCTGGTGACGATCGGCGCGGCGATCGCGCCGGCCATCCATGCCTCGCGGATCTCCCCCATGGAGGCGCTGCGAGAGGCCGCCACGGACTCCCGCAAGCCGCTTGGACGGCGCAACATCGTTGGCGGGGCGATGCTCCTGCTCGGCGCGGTCGCGGTGGCGACGGGCCTGTACGCCTCGCTCGACCGGCCCTACATCTATGTGGGCGTTGGCGCGGTGCTGCTGATCCTCGGTGCCACGCTGCTCGCGGCGCAGGTACTGGTGCCGCTCGCCTTTGGCCTGCGGGGCGTCCTCACCGCGTGGATGGGCGTCGACGGCAAGCTCGCGGCGAACAACATCCACCGCGAGCCGCGACGCTCCTCCAACACGGCGGCGGCGCTCATGATCGGCGTCATGCTGCTCGCGCTGACGGCTACCTTCACCGAGTCCCTCAAGTCGCTCGTCACGAGCGAGTTCAGCCAGATCAAGGCCGAATTCTTCATGGTTGACGCGCAGGGCTTCGTGTCGCCGGACGCGGTCAAGCTCGTCGAGGACACGCCCGGCGTCGACTTCGTCGCGCCGCTTGGGCTCGGCTACGTCAAGTACGAGGGCGAGACGTACTCCGTCGGCATCACCGACCCCGACCTCGCCGTGCAGGTGTTCGACTACGACACCACACCCGAGTTCACTGCTGTCAAGGGCGGCGTGTTCATCGACTCCACCATCCAGGCGCTCGGCGTCAAGGTCGGCGATCACGTGGAGCTCACCGGTGAGGCGGGCACCCAAGACCTCGAGGTCAAGGGCCTGTACAACGCCGACGGCGACGCGAACTTCTTCGTCGATTGGGACACGGGTGAGTCGCTCGTCGGCGACGTCGACATCGCCCAGGCGCAGGTCAAGCTCGATGACGGCACCGATGTGGACGAGATGCAGACCACCCTCACGGACGCGCTCTCAGAGAACTTCCCCACGGTGATCCTGCAACGGCCCGACCAGCTGGCTCAGCTCGCGTCCACGGCGATCGACTTCATCCTCGCGACCATCTCCGCGCTTCTGATGGTGGCGCTGCTCATCGCGCTGCTCGGCGTGGCGAACACGCTCCTGCTGTCCGTCACTGAGCGCACCCGCGAGATCGGCCTGCTGCGCGCTGTGGGTGTGAAGCGCAGCTCCGTGTGGCGGATGGTGACCATCGAATCCATGGTGATGGCGATCTTCGGCACCATCCTGGGCATGATCCTTGGCGTCGGCCTTGGCTCCGCCTTGGTGCTGTCGCTCAAGGATCAGGGCTTCGATCGCGTTGCGATCCCGTGGGTCTGGCTGGCGGTCTACACCGTGCTCGCAGCCATCGCGGGCGTCCTCGCGGCCATCTGGCCCGCGTGGCGAGCGTCCCGCCTGGACATCCTCCAGGCAATCGCCGCCGACGGCTAG
- a CDS encoding response regulator transcription factor, which yields MIRVGLVDDQAMVRAGLRMILESEPDITVCGEAGDGTEAVALATSTHPDVILMDIRMPELDGISAARAVLAECPNVRVVILTTFDDDEHVYEALQLGASGFLLKSADGDTLVNAVRVVASGEAMLAPEVTRRVIERFSTTASGRVPIQAQEIGDLSDRELEVLRLMARGLSNTEIASELFVSGTTIKTHVSHILTKLGVRDRVQAVVEAYESGIVVPGA from the coding sequence GTGATCCGCGTTGGGCTCGTGGACGACCAGGCGATGGTGCGCGCGGGCCTGCGCATGATCCTCGAGTCCGAGCCGGACATCACCGTCTGCGGCGAGGCAGGGGACGGCACAGAGGCCGTGGCGCTCGCGACCTCCACCCACCCCGACGTGATCCTCATGGACATCCGCATGCCGGAACTCGACGGCATCTCCGCCGCGCGAGCCGTGCTCGCCGAGTGCCCAAACGTGCGCGTCGTCATCCTCACCACCTTCGACGACGATGAGCACGTCTACGAGGCGCTGCAGCTTGGCGCCTCGGGCTTCCTGCTGAAGAGCGCGGACGGCGACACTTTGGTCAACGCGGTCCGCGTGGTCGCGAGCGGTGAGGCGATGCTCGCTCCCGAGGTCACGAGGCGAGTGATCGAGCGGTTCTCAACCACAGCGTCGGGCCGTGTGCCCATCCAAGCGCAAGAAATAGGCGACCTCTCCGATCGCGAGCTGGAGGTGCTGCGGCTCATGGCGCGCGGGCTGTCCAATACCGAGATCGCGAGCGAGCTGTTCGTGTCCGGGACCACCATCAAGACGCACGTGAGCCACATCCTCACCAAGCTGGGCGTGCGCGACCGCGTGCAGGCGGTGGTGGAGGCGTACGAGTCGGGGATTGTGGTTCCGGGCGCGTAG
- a CDS encoding sensor histidine kinase, with translation MRVKIPRLADALIAASVLLLTAVSIVARTSEPQGGQREWDALGVVLIVVQVLPLVWRQRYPKAVAWSTTAVWIVVQGLGYPDSLAVIAPFIGIYGLAAYLPRRAAIVQASVIGALLLGWTGVGLVFTDTVAWPALMSVAFGTVLPLLLGFVERDRAERTAELERVHARQEQAAADAARTAVATERARIARELHDVVAHEMTVMTLQAEGARRLAADADPRIAEALTTISAAGRSGLNEMQRMIGVLRADAAGTQGLTPAPSLADVPALARQVREAGMPVRLVITGDAAVPAGVELNAFRIIQEGLTNALKYAGPGASATVEVRKAPDSVTIEVRDDGRGASADPSPSGGHGVVGMRERVEALGGAFDIGPAAGGGYRLRALLPTMRPLPGKTREVGTLTGGES, from the coding sequence GTGAGAGTGAAGATCCCGCGGCTCGCGGACGCGCTCATCGCGGCGAGCGTGCTGCTGCTGACGGCGGTCAGCATCGTGGCGCGCACCTCCGAGCCGCAGGGTGGGCAGCGTGAGTGGGACGCGTTGGGGGTCGTGCTCATCGTTGTCCAGGTGCTGCCCTTGGTGTGGCGCCAGCGCTACCCCAAGGCCGTGGCGTGGAGCACCACCGCCGTTTGGATCGTGGTCCAGGGCCTCGGCTACCCCGATTCACTCGCGGTGATAGCGCCATTCATCGGCATCTACGGGCTCGCCGCCTACCTGCCCAGGCGCGCGGCTATCGTGCAGGCGAGCGTCATTGGCGCGCTGCTGCTCGGGTGGACCGGGGTCGGCCTGGTGTTCACGGACACCGTCGCGTGGCCTGCGCTCATGTCGGTCGCGTTCGGCACCGTGCTGCCGCTGCTGCTCGGGTTCGTGGAGCGCGACCGCGCGGAGCGAACCGCGGAGCTGGAGCGCGTGCACGCCCGCCAGGAGCAGGCCGCGGCGGACGCCGCCCGCACTGCCGTCGCGACCGAGCGCGCCCGCATCGCGCGGGAGCTCCACGACGTCGTAGCGCACGAGATGACCGTCATGACGCTCCAGGCGGAGGGCGCTCGCCGCCTCGCCGCCGACGCCGACCCCCGCATCGCCGAGGCGCTCACCACCATCTCCGCGGCCGGCCGCAGCGGTCTCAATGAGATGCAGCGCATGATCGGGGTGCTCAGGGCCGACGCCGCCGGCACCCAAGGCCTGACGCCCGCCCCCTCGCTCGCGGACGTCCCGGCGCTCGCCCGCCAGGTGCGCGAGGCCGGCATGCCCGTGCGGCTCGTCATCACGGGCGACGCCGCGGTGCCCGCGGGCGTGGAGCTCAACGCGTTCCGCATCATCCAGGAGGGGCTCACGAACGCGCTGAAATACGCCGGCCCTGGCGCCTCCGCCACCGTTGAGGTGCGCAAGGCCCCCGATTCCGTCACCATCGAGGTACGGGACGACGGCCGGGGCGCCTCCGCGGATCCCTCGCCTTCGGGAGGGCACGGCGTGGTGGGGATGCGCGAGCGCGTGGAGGCGCTCGGCGGCGCCTTCGACATTGGGCCGGCGGCGGGCGGCGGCTACCGGCTGAGGGCCCTGCTGCCGACGATGCGGCCGCTGCCAGGCAAGACCCGCGAGGTCGGCACTCTCACTGGGGGTGAGTCGTGA
- a CDS encoding UDP-N-acetylmuramate dehydrogenase encodes MTTLAELTTLRVGGPAARFQEAATEAELIEAVRGADADGVPLLVIGGGSNLLVGDAGFDGLVLRDARRDVRIQDDGFCGGVSVTATAGTVWDAVVERAVAEEWVGLEALSGIPGSVGAAPVQNIGAYGAELSDTLAAVRVWDREKGAVRTLTLIELGFGYRDSVLKRSLAAPFGPTPRYVVLDVTVHTRFGSLSAPVRYAQLASALEIEVGDKAPISAVREAVLALRGSKGMVLDSEDNDTWSAGSFFTNPVVTTDQVPEGAPRYPASGGMVKTSAAWLIEHAGIEKGFALPGSRAAISTKHTLALTNRGGASARELLDLAAHVQDAVARAWGIALTPEPVVVP; translated from the coding sequence ATGACCACCCTCGCCGAGCTCACGACCCTCCGGGTGGGGGGACCGGCCGCGCGCTTTCAAGAGGCGGCGACGGAGGCCGAGCTCATCGAGGCCGTGCGCGGGGCCGACGCTGACGGCGTGCCGCTGCTGGTGATCGGCGGGGGCTCAAACCTGCTGGTGGGCGACGCGGGCTTCGACGGACTCGTGCTTCGCGACGCGCGGCGGGACGTGCGCATCCAGGACGACGGCTTCTGCGGGGGCGTGTCCGTCACTGCCACCGCGGGCACGGTGTGGGACGCCGTGGTTGAGCGGGCCGTCGCCGAGGAGTGGGTGGGGCTCGAGGCCCTGAGCGGCATCCCCGGCTCCGTTGGCGCGGCCCCCGTGCAGAACATCGGCGCGTACGGCGCGGAGCTTTCCGACACCCTCGCTGCCGTTCGCGTGTGGGACCGCGAGAAGGGCGCCGTCCGCACGCTCACGCTCATCGAGCTGGGTTTCGGCTATCGCGACTCAGTGCTCAAGCGCTCGCTTGCCGCCCCATTCGGCCCGACGCCGCGGTACGTGGTCCTGGACGTCACCGTGCACACGCGGTTCGGTTCGCTCTCGGCGCCCGTGCGGTACGCGCAGCTGGCGTCGGCGCTTGAGATCGAGGTGGGGGACAAGGCGCCGATCTCCGCGGTCCGCGAGGCGGTGCTGGCGCTGCGAGGGTCCAAGGGCATGGTGCTGGATTCGGAGGACAACGACACCTGGTCGGCGGGATCGTTCTTCACGAACCCTGTGGTGACCACAGACCAGGTGCCGGAGGGCGCCCCCCGCTACCCAGCGTCGGGCGGAATGGTGAAGACGAGCGCGGCGTGGCTCATCGAGCACGCCGGGATCGAGAAGGGCTTTGCGCTGCCCGGATCGCGAGCCGCGATCTCGACGAAGCACACGCTCGCGCTGACCAATCGCGGTGGTGCGAGCGCTCGCGAGCTGCTTGACCTCGCGGCGCACGTGCAGGACGCCGTGGCCCGGGCGTGGGGGATAGCCCTCACGCCCGAGCCGGTGGTCGTTCCCTAG
- a CDS encoding ABC transporter ATP-binding protein, translated as MSAPAQIEIAASMRGGYKDYGSGEAAVRALNGINVDMAKGEFTAIMGPSGSGKSTLLHTLAGLDRLTAGESTISGTVITSLSEAQITQVRRDLIGFVFQSFNLIPSLTAKENITLPIDIAGNKVDPEWFDEIIGILGLGDRLTHLPAQLSGGQQQRVAVARALVSRPQIIFADEPSGNLDARSGAELLGFMRRAVKEFGQTIVMVTHDPTAASYADRILFLVDGVIVDEMREPTAEKVLDRMKQMGR; from the coding sequence ATGAGCGCACCAGCACAGATCGAGATCGCCGCGAGCATGCGCGGCGGGTACAAGGACTACGGCTCCGGCGAAGCGGCGGTTCGCGCCCTCAACGGCATCAACGTGGACATGGCCAAAGGCGAGTTCACGGCGATCATGGGCCCCTCTGGCTCCGGCAAGTCCACGCTGCTGCACACGCTCGCGGGCCTCGACCGGCTCACCGCCGGCGAGTCCACGATCTCGGGCACGGTCATCACCTCGCTGAGCGAGGCGCAGATCACCCAGGTGCGCCGCGACCTGATCGGCTTCGTGTTCCAGTCCTTCAACCTCATCCCCTCGCTCACCGCGAAGGAGAACATCACTCTGCCCATCGACATCGCAGGCAACAAGGTGGACCCCGAGTGGTTCGACGAGATCATCGGCATCCTGGGGCTCGGGGACCGTCTCACCCACCTGCCCGCGCAGCTTTCCGGTGGGCAGCAGCAGCGCGTCGCGGTGGCGCGCGCGCTCGTCTCGCGCCCGCAGATCATCTTCGCGGACGAGCCGTCCGGAAACCTCGACGCGCGCTCCGGCGCGGAGCTGCTCGGGTTCATGCGCCGTGCCGTCAAGGAGTTCGGCCAGACCATCGTGATGGTCACGCACGACCCGACCGCGGCGTCGTATGCCGACCGCATCCTGTTCCTCGTCGACGGCGTGATCGTCGACGAGATGCGCGAGCCGACCGCCGAGAAGGTCCTCGACCGCATGAAGCAGATGGGGCGCTGA
- a CDS encoding pyridoxal phosphate-dependent aminotransferase codes for MTAPARRVSARLAAIAPSATLAVDAKAKALKAAGKNVIGFGAGEPDFPTPDFIVEAAVQAARDPKNHRYTPATGLPELREAIARKTLRDSGYEIDPANVIVTNGGKQAVFQAFAAVVDPGDEVILPAPYWTTYPEAIALAGGTPVEVFAGADQDYLVTVEQLEAARTERTKALLFCSPSNPTGAVYSPEQTKAIGEWALEHGIWVLTDEIYEHLTYDDAVFSPIVKLVPELADQTVVLNGVAKTYAMTGWRVGWMIAPSDVTKAAANFQSHLTSNVANVSQRAAIAALEGGLEDVHLMRKAFDRRRTTMVDMLREIDGVVCPTPKGAFYAYPSVEGLIGRTICGRDVTSSADLATIILEEAEVAVVPGEAFGPSGFVRLSYALGDDDLVEGVARIQRLLAEG; via the coding sequence ATGACCGCTCCTGCTCGCCGAGTATCCGCACGCCTCGCCGCCATAGCGCCCTCCGCCACGCTCGCCGTGGACGCCAAGGCGAAGGCCCTCAAGGCCGCAGGCAAGAACGTCATCGGCTTCGGCGCGGGCGAGCCGGACTTCCCCACCCCGGACTTCATCGTCGAGGCCGCGGTGCAGGCTGCTAGGGACCCCAAGAACCACCGCTACACGCCCGCCACCGGCCTCCCGGAACTCCGCGAGGCCATCGCGCGCAAGACCCTCCGCGACTCCGGCTACGAGATCGACCCCGCCAACGTCATCGTCACCAACGGCGGCAAGCAGGCCGTGTTCCAGGCCTTCGCCGCTGTGGTTGACCCCGGCGACGAGGTCATCCTCCCTGCCCCGTACTGGACCACCTACCCGGAGGCGATCGCGCTCGCGGGCGGCACCCCCGTAGAGGTCTTCGCGGGCGCAGACCAGGACTACCTCGTCACTGTGGAGCAGCTCGAGGCCGCGCGCACCGAGCGCACCAAGGCCCTCCTCTTCTGCTCTCCAAGCAACCCCACGGGCGCGGTCTACTCCCCGGAGCAGACCAAGGCGATCGGCGAGTGGGCGCTCGAGCACGGCATCTGGGTGCTCACCGACGAGATCTACGAGCACCTCACCTACGACGACGCCGTCTTCTCCCCCATCGTCAAGCTGGTCCCGGAACTCGCGGACCAGACCGTCGTGCTCAACGGCGTGGCCAAGACCTACGCGATGACCGGATGGCGCGTCGGCTGGATGATCGCGCCCAGCGACGTCACCAAGGCCGCCGCCAACTTCCAGTCCCACCTCACGTCCAACGTCGCGAACGTCTCACAGCGCGCGGCTATCGCGGCGCTCGAGGGCGGCCTTGAGGACGTCCACCTCATGCGCAAGGCCTTCGACCGACGCCGCACCACCATGGTCGACATGCTCCGCGAGATCGACGGCGTGGTCTGCCCCACCCCCAAGGGCGCCTTCTACGCCTACCCCTCCGTCGAAGGCCTCATCGGCCGCACCATCTGCGGCCGCGACGTCACCTCGAGCGCGGACCTCGCGACCATCATCCTCGAGGAGGCTGAGGTCGCCGTGGTCCCCGGCGAGGCGTTCGGCCCCAGCGGGTTTGTGCGCCTCAGCTACGCGCTCGGCGACGACGACCTGGTTGAGGGTGTCGCGCGCATTCAGCGGCTTCTCGCGGAGGGTTGA
- a CDS encoding MFS transporter translates to MSIATVDPSPQRVARARLGVLGLFWLMGVLLSTYVSRVPSVAKLLDVTTGRLALLMLAGAVGALAALTVTGWVVAKFGTKRVLWWSSFVYLAAFLTVAWSTAAGSQFWFAFGQFFVSFAFAFTNVSMNAEAANVEHWMKRAVMPHFHASFSVGMAIGIAFGALVSHFGVSPAVHFACVALALTAFRLAIIPAAVVRGAPDPAGAPTGIGGPFKTARDEYRERRVILIGLIVFAASTIEGAAAQWSSLAVVQAFDTTEAIGDIAYWVFVVAMVTTRGFGAHIIGRVGRVVSLRVSAVLVFLGVLVFAFTPVFWAVPVAMILWGLGAGLGVPIGFSAASDDPTKAAARVAAVSSFSTVAGLIMPQVIGHLGDVIELRKALTIACAAAVLSFAIARAVRTQGPLFRSHRALARTVSGTSAIETDAVRYEEDRDADGIPDEFQDPR, encoded by the coding sequence GTGAGTATCGCGACCGTCGATCCGAGCCCTCAGCGAGTCGCCCGCGCCCGACTCGGGGTCCTCGGCCTGTTCTGGCTCATGGGCGTGCTTCTCAGCACGTACGTGTCTCGCGTTCCCAGTGTGGCGAAGCTCCTCGATGTGACGACGGGGCGGCTCGCCCTGCTCATGCTCGCGGGAGCGGTCGGCGCGCTGGCCGCCCTCACCGTCACGGGTTGGGTGGTCGCGAAGTTCGGCACCAAGCGCGTGCTGTGGTGGTCGTCGTTCGTCTACCTGGCGGCGTTCCTCACGGTCGCGTGGTCCACGGCGGCGGGTTCGCAGTTCTGGTTCGCGTTTGGCCAGTTCTTCGTGTCGTTCGCCTTCGCCTTCACCAACGTCTCCATGAACGCCGAGGCCGCGAACGTGGAGCACTGGATGAAGCGCGCGGTGATGCCGCACTTCCACGCCTCGTTCTCCGTGGGCATGGCCATCGGCATCGCCTTTGGTGCGCTCGTGTCGCACTTTGGGGTGTCTCCCGCGGTGCACTTCGCGTGCGTCGCGCTCGCACTCACGGCGTTCCGGCTCGCGATCATCCCCGCCGCGGTCGTGCGCGGCGCCCCCGACCCCGCGGGCGCGCCCACGGGCATCGGCGGCCCCTTCAAGACGGCCCGCGACGAGTATCGCGAGCGCCGAGTGATCCTCATCGGCCTCATCGTGTTCGCGGCGTCCACCATCGAGGGCGCCGCAGCCCAGTGGTCGTCGCTCGCCGTGGTGCAGGCGTTCGACACCACCGAGGCCATCGGCGACATCGCCTACTGGGTGTTCGTGGTGGCGATGGTGACCACCCGCGGCTTCGGCGCGCACATCATCGGCCGCGTCGGGCGCGTGGTTTCGCTGCGGGTATCGGCGGTGCTCGTGTTCCTAGGCGTGCTCGTCTTCGCGTTCACGCCAGTGTTCTGGGCCGTCCCCGTCGCGATGATTCTGTGGGGCCTCGGCGCGGGCCTTGGCGTGCCCATCGGCTTCTCCGCCGCCTCCGACGACCCCACCAAGGCCGCGGCCCGCGTCGCCGCCGTCTCGTCCTTCTCCACCGTCGCGGGCCTGATCATGCCGCAGGTCATCGGGCACCTCGGCGACGTCATCGAGCTGCGCAAGGCGCTTACGATCGCGTGCGCCGCGGCCGTGCTCTCGTTCGCGATCGCGCGGGCCGTTCGCACGCAAGGCCCGCTATTCCGCTCCCACCGGGCCTTGGCGCGAACGGTGAGCGGAACGTCGGCGATAGAGACGGACGCCGTGCGCTACGAGGAGGACAGGGACGCCGACGGCATCCCCGACGAGTTTCAGGACCCCCGCTAG